In Anas acuta unplaced genomic scaffold, bAnaAcu1.1 SCAFFOLD_252, whole genome shotgun sequence, one genomic interval encodes:
- the LOC137849191 gene encoding S-antigen protein-like, which produces MDEGTKGTKGTKGTKGRRDKGTKGTKGTKGTKGQGDEGDEGDEGTRGQGDKGTKGTKGTKGQGDEGDEGDKGTRGQGDEGDEGTRGRRGQRGQRGQRGQRGQGDKGTKGTKGTKGQGDKGTKGTKGTKGTKGTKGQGDEGDEGDEGDEGTRGQGDEGDEGDEGDEGTRGQGDKGTKGTKGTKGTKGQGDKGTKGTKGTKGQGDEGDKGTRGRRGRRDKGTKGTKGTKGQGDEGDKGDEGDKGDKGDKGTKGTKGTKGTKGQGDKGTRGRRGRRGRRDKGTKGTKGTKGQGDK; this is translated from the coding sequence ATGGACGAGGGGACGAAGGGGACGAAGGGGACGAAGGGGACGAAGGGGCGAAGGGACAAGGGGACGAAGGGGACGAAGGGGACGAAGGGGACAAAGGGACAAGGGGACGAAGGGGACGAAGGGGACGAAGGGAcaaggggacaaggggacaagGGGACGAAGGGGACGAAGGGGACGAAGGGACAAGGGGACGAAGGGGACGAAGGGGACAAAGGGACAAGGGGACAAGGGGACGAAGGGGACGAAGGGACAAGGGGACGAAGGGGACAAAGGGGACAAAGGGGACAAAGGGGACaaaggggacaaggggacaagGGGACGAAGGGGACGAAGGGGACAAAGGGACAAGGGGACAAGGGGACGAAGGGGACGAAGGGGACGAAGGGGACAAAGGGGACAAAGGGACAAGGGGACGAAGGGGACGAAGGGGACGAAGGGGACGAAGGGACAAGGGGACAAGGGGACGAAGGGGACGAAGGGGACGAAGGGGACGAAGGGAcaaggggacaaggggacaagGGGACGAAGGGGACGAAGGGGACGAAGGGGACAAAGGGACAAGGGGACAAGGGGACGAAGGGGACGAAGGGGACGAAGGGACAAGGGGACgaaggggacaaggggacaagGGGACGAAGGGGACGAAGGGACAAGGGGACGAAGGGGACGAAGGGGACGAAGGGACAAGGGGACGAAGGGGACAAAGGGGACGAAGGGGACAAAGGGGACAAAGGGGACAAGGGGACGAAGGGGACGAAGGGGACGAAGGGGACGAAGGGAcaaggggacaaggggacaagGGGACGAAGGGGACGAAGGGGACGAAGGGACAAGGGGACGAAGGGGACGAAGGGGACAAAGGGACAAGGGGACAAG